A window of the Thermotoga sp. SG1 genome harbors these coding sequences:
- a CDS encoding GGDEF domain-containing protein — protein sequence MKNGHHELLKRTLGSIQSVQGFVLLENEREELSVKLSVGKVPLFFKEGFSFTIDEVLELFKFQRDAAVVSLIKDSECRKMLLLYLKKPLEKETILLIQSLLSASECEDFYLNVRELEHMAYHDPLTGLPNRRYFFEFGGKYLDIAKREGKKVFILFLDLSGFKKINDTYGHPFGDEVLKTISKRIIDRIRKSDVISRFGGDEFALLLYDMKEDYLDSFLERLFSAFKMPVRIGSTETHISANVGVAKFPEDGTNLEELLKVADSRMYKAKKMKTHYVFV from the coding sequence ATGAAAAATGGCCATCACGAACTTTTGAAAAGAACACTGGGTTCCATTCAAAGTGTACAGGGGTTTGTTCTTTTGGAAAACGAAAGGGAAGAACTCTCTGTGAAATTATCAGTGGGGAAGGTTCCTCTTTTCTTCAAAGAAGGTTTTTCTTTCACGATAGACGAGGTGTTAGAACTTTTCAAGTTTCAGAGGGATGCCGCTGTGGTCTCCCTCATAAAAGACAGTGAGTGTCGAAAAATGTTGCTACTTTACTTGAAGAAACCGTTGGAGAAAGAAACTATCTTGTTGATCCAGTCATTGCTTTCTGCATCAGAATGTGAGGATTTCTATCTCAATGTAAGAGAACTGGAGCACATGGCCTATCACGATCCTCTAACAGGGCTTCCAAACAGGCGTTATTTTTTCGAATTTGGGGGCAAATATCTCGACATTGCAAAACGTGAGGGCAAGAAGGTTTTTATACTCTTTTTGGACCTTTCTGGTTTTAAGAAGATAAACGATACTTACGGTCATCCTTTCGGCGATGAGGTTTTGAAAACCATATCGAAGAGGATTATTGACCGGATAAGAAAAAGCGACGTCATATCCCGTTTTGGAGGAGATGAATTCGCTTTATTGTTATACGATATGAAGGAAGATTACCTGGATTCTTTCCTGGAGAGACTTTTTTCTGCTTTCAAGATGCCCGTTAGAATAGGGAGCACTGAAACCCACATATCTGCCAACGTGGGTGTTGCAAAATTTCCAGAGGATGGAACGAATTTGGAAGAACTCTTGAAAGTGGCCGACTCGAGGATGTACAAGGCAAAAAAGATGAAAACCCACTATGTTTTTGTTTGA
- a CDS encoding DUF192 domain-containing protein, with protein MNIKRLIFLALIVAGIVAIIVASGQEKKVKFPEGEIVITDGKKSLKLRVEIANTPLLRSIGLMYRESIPDDFGMLFVFEEDTRSGFWMKNTYVPLEIAFIDRNGIIFSIQEMEPCEKEPCKVYYAPKPFKYALEVKKGFFERHGFKVGSRISIEK; from the coding sequence CTGAACATTAAAAGGCTGATTTTTCTTGCTCTGATCGTAGCTGGAATTGTAGCGATCATAGTTGCATCCGGTCAGGAAAAGAAGGTGAAATTTCCAGAAGGAGAGATTGTGATCACCGATGGAAAGAAATCTCTGAAACTCCGTGTTGAAATAGCAAACACACCTCTTCTGCGTTCAATTGGCCTGATGTACAGAGAGAGCATCCCGGACGATTTCGGGATGCTCTTTGTTTTCGAAGAAGATACAAGAAGCGGCTTCTGGATGAAAAACACCTACGTTCCCCTCGAAATCGCCTTTATAGACAGAAATGGCATCATATTTTCCATTCAGGAAATGGAGCCATGTGAAAAAGAACCATGCAAGGTTTACTATGCTCCAAAACCATTCAAATACGCTCTGGAAGTGAAGAAGGGCTTTTTCGAAAGGCACGGATTTAAGGTAGGAAGTAGGATTTCAATAGAAAAATAA
- the xylA gene encoding xylose isomerase, producing the protein MAEFFPEIPKVQFEGKESTNPFAFKFYDPNEVIDGKPLKDHLKFSVAFWHTFVNEGRDPFGDPTADRPWNKYTDPIDKAFARVDALFEFCEKLNIEYFCFHDRDIAPEGKTLRETNKILDRVVERIKERMKDSNVKLLWGTANLFSHPRYMHGAATTCSADVFAYAAAQVKKALEITKELGGEGYVFWGGREGYETLLNTNLELELENLARFLRMAVDYAKKIGFTGQFLIEPKPKEPTKHQYDFDVATAYAFLKSHGLDEYFKFNIEANHATLAGHTFQHELRMARILGKLGSIDANQGDLLLGWDTDQFPTNVYDTTLAMYEVIKAGGFTKGGLNFDAKVRRASYKVEDLFIGHIAGMDTFALGFKVAYKLVKDGVLDRFIEEKYRSFREGIGKEIVEGKVDFEKLEEYIIDKETIELPSGKQEYLESLLNSYIVKTILELR; encoded by the coding sequence ATGGCAGAGTTCTTTCCAGAAATCCCAAAAGTGCAGTTTGAAGGTAAAGAAAGCACAAACCCGTTTGCATTCAAATTCTACGATCCAAACGAGGTGATCGACGGTAAACCTCTCAAGGACCATCTGAAATTCTCCGTTGCCTTCTGGCATACCTTCGTGAACGAAGGAAGAGATCCGTTCGGAGATCCAACGGCCGATCGTCCCTGGAACAAGTACACCGACCCTATAGACAAGGCCTTTGCAAGGGTGGATGCTCTCTTTGAATTCTGCGAAAAACTCAACATCGAGTACTTCTGCTTCCACGACAGAGACATCGCTCCCGAGGGAAAAACACTGAGAGAGACAAACAAAATTCTGGACAGAGTGGTGGAGAGAATCAAAGAGAGGATGAAAGACAGCAACGTGAAACTCCTCTGGGGTACCGCAAATCTCTTTTCACATCCAAGATACATGCACGGTGCAGCGACAACCTGCAGTGCAGATGTTTTTGCGTACGCAGCTGCCCAGGTGAAAAAGGCCCTCGAAATCACCAAAGAACTCGGAGGAGAAGGATATGTCTTCTGGGGCGGGAGAGAAGGATATGAAACACTCCTCAACACGAACCTTGAACTTGAACTCGAAAACCTCGCCCGCTTCCTCAGAATGGCCGTGGATTACGCAAAAAAGATCGGTTTTACCGGACAGTTCCTCATTGAACCAAAACCAAAAGAACCCACCAAACACCAGTACGACTTCGACGTTGCAACCGCCTATGCCTTTTTGAAGAGTCATGGTCTCGATGAGTACTTCAAATTCAACATCGAGGCGAATCACGCCACGCTCGCTGGCCATACCTTCCAGCATGAGCTGAGAATGGCAAGAATTCTTGGAAAACTCGGAAGTATCGATGCAAACCAGGGAGATCTTCTTCTTGGATGGGATACCGACCAGTTCCCAACAAACGTCTACGATACAACTCTTGCCATGTACGAAGTGATAAAAGCGGGAGGCTTCACAAAAGGCGGGCTCAACTTCGATGCGAAGGTGAGGAGGGCTTCTTACAAAGTGGAGGACCTCTTCATAGGGCACATAGCGGGAATGGACACCTTTGCTCTCGGCTTCAAGGTGGCATACAAACTCGTGAAGGATGGTGTTCTGGATAGATTCATCGAAGAAAAGTACAGAAGTTTCAGGGAGGGCATCGGAAAGGAAATTGTTGAAGGGAAAGTGGACTTTGAAAAACTCGAAGAGTATATAATAGACAAAGAGACGATAGAACTTCCATCTGGAAAGCAGGAGTACCTCGAAAGTCTTCTCAACAGCTACATAGTGAAGACCATTCTGGAACTGAGGTGA